Proteins from a genomic interval of Scatophagus argus isolate fScaArg1 chromosome 6, fScaArg1.pri, whole genome shotgun sequence:
- the glrx2 gene encoding glutaredoxin 2 isoform X2: MGNFTSSTTGASSTACLQYVQEVVSQNCVVIFSKTTCPYCKMAKNVFNEIGATYKVIELDEHNDGRRLQEALAQMTGARTVPRVFINGNCIGGGSDTKQLHQQGKLLPLIEQCAPCCAATSSEGSGSGQFESTK; encoded by the exons atgGGAAATTTTACCTCCTCCACCACTGGGGCATCCAGCACAGCCTGTCTACAGTATGTTCAG GAGGTGGTGTCGCAGAACTGTGTTGTGATATTTTCCAAGACCACCTGTCCTTATTGCAAAATGGCCAAAAATGTGTTCAATGAAATTGGTGCAACCTACAAAGTGATTGAACTGGATGAGCACAATGATGGGAGGAGACTGCAAGAGGCCTTAGCACAGATGACAGGAGCCAGAACG GTGCCGAGAGTCTTCATTAATGGAAACTGCATTGGGGGTGGCTCTGACACCAAGCAGCTCCATCAGCAGGGAAAGTTGTTGCCGCTGATCGAACAGTGTGCTCCCTGCTGCGCTGCAACCAGCTCCGAGGGCTCGGGCAGCGGACAGTTTGAGTCCACCAAATGA
- the glrx2 gene encoding glutaredoxin 2 isoform X1, whose amino-acid sequence MFHSGQVLGCFLALLLFLFSMFARAGCLPRLVWTGCRRMGNFTSSTTGASSTACLQYVQEVVSQNCVVIFSKTTCPYCKMAKNVFNEIGATYKVIELDEHNDGRRLQEALAQMTGARTVPRVFINGNCIGGGSDTKQLHQQGKLLPLIEQCAPCCAATSSEGSGSGQFESTK is encoded by the exons ATGTTTCATTCAGGCCAAGTGCTCGGTTGTTTTTTGGcgcttttgttgtttcttttctcaatGTTTGCTCGAGCAGGCTGTCTTCCCCGGCTGGTATGGACCGGCTGCCGAAG aatgGGAAATTTTACCTCCTCCACCACTGGGGCATCCAGCACAGCCTGTCTACAGTATGTTCAG GAGGTGGTGTCGCAGAACTGTGTTGTGATATTTTCCAAGACCACCTGTCCTTATTGCAAAATGGCCAAAAATGTGTTCAATGAAATTGGTGCAACCTACAAAGTGATTGAACTGGATGAGCACAATGATGGGAGGAGACTGCAAGAGGCCTTAGCACAGATGACAGGAGCCAGAACG GTGCCGAGAGTCTTCATTAATGGAAACTGCATTGGGGGTGGCTCTGACACCAAGCAGCTCCATCAGCAGGGAAAGTTGTTGCCGCTGATCGAACAGTGTGCTCCCTGCTGCGCTGCAACCAGCTCCGAGGGCTCGGGCAGCGGACAGTTTGAGTCCACCAAATGA